One genomic region from Pyxicephalus adspersus chromosome 1, UCB_Pads_2.0, whole genome shotgun sequence encodes:
- the LOC140321866 gene encoding indolethylamine N-methyltransferase-like produces MASLPFKDSNSAEYDHKAVMDTIYDPKNKELFEAMVVRQAKILQKTLSSVLSASSIRKSEMDYPSCKDYHDDEYDPMAIMYTYNDPENKEFVEALVIRPTQMLRKAFSTGLLKGGKMIDLVNGPNLAHLFVFADYVKEIIILDSSDASISEIKKWLKNDQNAVDWSHAAKHSCEQKGGRNTWEEEEKKLRKAVTQVLKCDFSKDKLLEPMVLDPVNCVFSAFYLESVSKDRESYISNLKKVRALLNVGGYLVMFTPINMTFYKLHQHKFFVLSLDSNFVNKAITEAGFSIVTSELYPSGIKSHLCDQSHINFVVAVKK; encoded by the exons ATGGCCAGCCTACCATTCAAAGATAGCAATTCTGCTGAATATGACCATAAAGCAGTTATGGACACAATATATGATCCTAAGAACAAGGAACTTTTTGAAGCCATGGTGGTACGTCAAGCTAAAATACTGCAAAAGACATTGTCCTCCG TGTTATCTGCTTCATCTATTaggaaatctgaaatggattaCCCATCATGCAAAGACTACCACGATGATGAATATGACCCTATGGCAATTATGTACACATATAATGATCCTGAAAACAAGGAGTTTGTTGAAGCTTTGGTGATACGTCCAACTCAAATGCTGAGAAAGGCATTTTCCACCG GTCTTCTAAAGGGAGGCAAGATGATCGACTTAGTCAATGGCCCGAACCTTGCCCATTTGTTTGTGTTTGCTGATTACGTCAAGGAGATCATTATATTGGATTCATCAGATGCCAGCATATCTGAAAtcaaaaaatggttgaaaaatgaCCAAAATGCTGTTGACTGGTCTCATGCAGCCAAGCATTCGTGTGAGCAAAAGGGAGGAAG GAATACCTgggaggaggaagagaaaaaactGAGAAAAGCGGTTACTCAAGTCTTAAAATGTGATTTCTCCAAAGACAAGCTTTTGGAGCCAATGGTATTGGATCCTGTGAATTGTGTGTTCTCTGCTTTTTACCTGGAGTCAGTTAGCAAAGATCGTGAGAGCTACATCTCTAATCTGAAAAAGGTGAGGGCACTTTTAAATGTTGGAGGTTACCTTGTCATGTTTACTCCCATTAACATGACCTTCTACAAGCTCCATCAGCACAAGTTCTTTGTTCTGTCTTTGGATAGCAACTTCGTGAATAAAGCCATCACTGAAGCTGGATTTTCCATTGTCACTTCTGAGCTGTATCCATCCGGTATAAAAAGTCATTTGTGTGACCAGTCACATATAAATTTTGTTGTTGCTGTCAAAAAATAA